A segment of the Xylanivirga thermophila genome:
AGAGCCTGGACTTTATTCTATCTATTATTAAAATTTCACCTTAAATGTCTTTATCTCATAGGGCTTTATATCAAAGGTAATGCTATTGCCATCTATATTTATATCTTCCGTATCCTTCTCCATAAGGTTACATTCCCTAGCTTCCTTAAGATCCTTAAAGAATGTCAGGGTAGCTTTTGTACGCCTGTTATAGCATTCATACATCCTTATTATGGTATGATCCGTATCTTCAGCCTTCTTTACTACTTCTATTATAACATTTTCTGCATCTACCTGAACCATGGACATGGCGGATGGCATACTCCCGCCATGGGGCTGTTCTACCTTTGTATATAGTGGCACATTTAACTCGTATGCCATCTTGACTGTGCCTGCATCTCTCCAGTCCCCTCCGTGCGGATATAATGAATAGGTAAATCTATGCTCTTCCCTATCAGCAGTAGGGTTAGGCTCCATACCTGATTTTAAGAGTGAAAGCCTCATTATGCTATCCTTTATATCATAGCCATATTTGCTGTCATTCATAAGGCTGACACCAAATCCATCCTCTGATACGTCTGCCCATTTATGCGCACATACCTCAAATCTTGCCCAATCCCATGATGTATTCCAGTGGGTTGGCCTCTCAACATTACCATACTGTATTTCATATGTGGCCTTTGGTGCCAGTACATCCACAGGAAACGCAGCCTTTAAGAGCACCTGATCTTCCTTCCAATCCACATAGGTTTCAAAATCTATCCTGGATATATCCCTATATATGCATATATCCTGAATGATGGTAGAATCCTGGAATTTTCTGTAGATACGCAGTTTGCCCATTACTGCACCATTTTCCACAACTTCTATCTTCTCCACATCGTCTACTTCCCACATCTTTTCCTGATAGAATATGTCTATATCCCAGTTATCATAGTTCATAGGTTTATCTTCAAAGGCCTGCAATACATTACCCCTTTCGCCAGGCTTTAATACTTCGCGATCGTTTTTCTTATCATACATTGAGGTAAATGTACCCTTTTCATCCATATCAATACTAAAGAAGTCGTTCTCCAGTCTAGCTTTAGATACAATCATACATTCTTCGTTATTTTCAGTGCCCTCTGTCAGTTCAAAACATTTGTAACCCTTTGAGGGAATATCCTTTGCAAAGAATGCCAGTTTCATTTCCCCATCCTTTTCTACCATCTGAGATGGCAGTATATTGCCTTTTTCATCCATAACCTTTGGATGTTTAATACCATCGGGTAGACTTACAAATGCCACATCACTCCTTGTAAAAGACAGTGTATTGTATACTATCACCGACGGCTTATCTAAGGATATGTTCGCAGAAATAGTATCAAGGGCCTTTTTAGCCATATCTTTACCATTATTTAATATTTCCTTGTATTCTTCCTTGGTAACATCATATACCTCTTTTATAGAAGAGCCAGGAAGTATGTCATGGAATTGATTTCTTAATATTATCTCCCAATTGTCATTTAATCTCTTTTGCGGATACTCATATCCCACATGACCTGCGAGGGATGACAAAAACTCTACATCCTGATATAAAAGCTCGCTTTTCCTATTATCCCTTTTGTTCCTTGCCATAGATGTATACGTACCCCTATGGTATTCAAGGTATAGTTCTCCTACCCACTTAGGCAGATTTTTTTGATTGGACACTTTTTTATCTAAACGTTTAAAGTATTCACCTGCAGTGCCCATCTGTACCTTTGGACAGTTTGGTATACCCTTTGACATACGCCTTGCATTTTCCAGCATATCCTTGGTAGGGCCACCACCACCATCCCCATATCCGAAGGATATTAATATATCATTATTTATATCCTTTTGCTGATACCTCTCCCATGCACCCATTACGGCACCCGGATGTATATATCCATTATATGTGGTAAAATGACCTGCCCAGTTAAAGTTTGCATCTCTAGTAGTAACAAAATGGGTAAGCACCTCTGTACCATCTATGCCTTCCCACATAAATGTATCATAGGGAAGTTTATTAAATTGGTTCCAGCTTATCTTGGTAGTCATAAAATAATCTATATCGGATTTTTTAAGTATCTGAGGAATAGCAGCACTATACCCAAATACATCGGGCAGCCATAGCACACAATTCTTTACGCCAAACTCTTCCTCAAAAAATCTTGTACCAAACAATATTTGCCTAACAAGTGATTCACCGGATGTAACATTACAATCAGCCTCTACCCACATGGCCCCATCTGCTTCCCAGCGTCCTTCGCCTATCTTTTGCTTTATGCGCTCATAAAGCTCTGGGTGATCCTCTTTAACAAACTTGTATAGCTGAGGTTGACTGGACATAAACATATACTCAGGGTATTCATCCATTAGATTAAGTACAGTAGCAAAGCTCCTTGCTGCCTTTTCCCTGGTTTGAGCCACAGTCCAAAGCCAAGCTACATCGATGTGTGTATGGCCAACACAAGTAGCTATGACATCATCATAGTTACACATTTTTTCATAGAATTCCCTTTGTAAAAAGGCATCAGCCTCGTCTATGGAGTCATAAAACGCCTTTGAATAAGGTTTTCTAAGGTCTAAGATGTTTATGGTTTCGTTGAGTACCTTTAAAATATCTATAGTGGTCTTGTTGTCTTTATCCATACCACTTGCCACTATTGCCGGTACCTTTATGTTGTAATAGATATTTCGTATCTTTTCATCAAGTGCCACAAGTTGAACTAAGAGATCTGCTTTTTTATCATCCATACCGCTGTATGCATGAAGGTCTATCTGATATTCATCTCCCGCCTTTGCCTTACGAGATAGTATCACCTCCCGGTGATTGACATCTAATCCTTGAACCATCTGTCCATTTACAAAAAGTATAAACTGGGGATTTGTAGCATCCCATCCGGTAGCACCAGTAGATACGTATAATGCCACCATTTTACCATCAAACTGCTGAGGAACCTTTACTGTGGTCCTAAACCAAGCATGTAAATCCCTGCCGCCCCATTTTTCACCGGTTGTAAACTTTTGCCATGACGATTCATCTTTATCTACATCAACTACTTCTTTAAAATTGCCTTCCTTCATTAGATAATCATTTACCCTAGTCCTATCTAAATAAACATAGCTATTTAGCTGACTTGCTATTTTATTTATTCTCTCTAACGTGAAAAACATCATATCACTCCTCTCAGCATACATTATATCTTGTTAGGCACAAAATTATAATAAGATAGAAGGACATAAATTTAAGATTTTGGGACATAATCCATATATTACTCCATAGCAATATTAAGTCTTATACTGCCATAAGCTGTAGATCCATCTATTGATATGGATGGCATATTTTTTATAGATATTAAAGATCCGCATTCGGTAAATATAACAGGGGGTGCCGCAAAAATCTTTAAAAGGCACTTTTCCTCTAGCAATCCTATGGCTTCATCTGCTATAATACTGCTCAGTTTTGATATAGTAGCAAATACCTTGTACTGATGTATATTGTCATAACTTTCTCCCGTTATATTATTTGCCACATTTATCGCCAAACGGGGCTCCATGTCAATGGCAAACCTTCCACTCACACTACCTGAAAAGTCAATTATGTATGTCAACCCAAATGATCGTAATTCTCCCTTTTGCTCGTATACCTCATCCTCAAACGCCACTTCCACTCCCGTCATATTGAATATTACATTAGCTGTACTGTCTATAAATGGCCAGTATAATACCTTGTCCACGACGACAATACCCCCTTTGTTTTCATCCCTTATCCCGTTATAAGGCTTTCCATTCTATGACCCATTAACTCAATATCTACTACCTCATCTGACAAACCGGCGTTATGCACACTCTTTGGCATGCCATATACTACACAACTATCTGGACTTTGGGTTATACAATAGCACTTGCAATTATCCTTAAGCTTTTTTACTCCCACCTTTCCATCACTCCCCATACCTGTCAGGACAGCTGCCAATATCCTCTTATTAGCATATGATTGTGCTACCGAATCAAACAGTACATCAGCAGCTGGTTTAACTCCATTTACACTTTTCGCATCTATAAGCCTTATTACCTTTTTTTTCCTCTCCTCCACTACTATCATATGCAGACCGCCCTTGGCGATTATTATCCCTTTTTCTCCTATTATGTCTCCATCTTTTGCTTCCCTTACCTCAAGGGCACATTTTTTATTTAGGGAGTCAGCTAGCATCTGAGTAAAATTGGCTGGCATATGCTGTACAATTAAAATAGGAACATCAAAATCTTTTGATAAATTCGATAATACCTTATCTAGCGCAGAAGGACCCCCAGTAGATGATGCAATTAATACTAAGTCAAAATTCCCCATTTATGTCACCTTTGCTAATTTTTATTGGAATATATAGGATAAACTATACCATATACTCCGGAATTTCAATAATTGACATATTGACCAAAATTAAAACACAATCTTTGACCAATATTAACTTTTCTTGCCTAATACTATCTACATTTTATTATAGATCAAATTCCCTATATTGACAAAGGTTAAATATTATTATATTATAGTTATTGTAAATATATGTAATATATTCTAACCATTTTTATCTCTTTCTGAGGAGTGATATGTATGTTAGACATACTGCAAACGAGGCGCAGTATAAGAAAATTTAAAAATCAATCTGTGGAGGAGAACAAGATAGATAGGATAATAAAATCGGCTCTATTGTCTCCTTCATCGATGAACACACGTCCATGGGAATTTGTAATAGTGGATGATAGCCATATAATATCTGAGCTATCAAAATGTAAACCCAGTGGCGCTGATTTTTTGTCAGGTGCACCCCTTGCAATAGTGGTATTGGGAGATGAGAACAAGAGCAATGCATGGATAGAAGATACCTCTATAGCATCCATTATAATGCAGTTGGAAGCCCATGCTTTAGGACTAGGTTCCTGCTGGATACAGATAAGAGGCCGCAAACATGAAGATGGCTATTTTGCTGAAGATTACATACAGAGGCTTTTGTCCATACCTAAGCATTTGCGTGTAGAATCCATATTGGCCATAGGATATCCCGACAAGGAAAAATCACCCCATGCCAATGATGAAATGCTATTTGATAGGGTGCATAGAAATAGTTATAAAATTTAATCTAATATTCACCTTCCTTCAATTTGTGCAATATGATGATATTAATAGACAGTTTGAAGGGAGGATTTTTTTATGTTATCTAACAATGATTTTATCGAAATGTCACTTATGACACATCTTTTTTTTATGAGAATCATGAAGGAGCACACTATATTTTTAGAAGCATCACTTACGCCTAAGGATGTAGACTTAGCCATACAGGCAGACAATGCAAAAGAGCAGTTTACCGATCTACTTATGGAGGCTACTGCACTATCAAAGGGGGTTATTCAACCTAAGGGCGACTATACCT
Coding sequences within it:
- a CDS encoding nitroreductase family protein, which produces MLDILQTRRSIRKFKNQSVEENKIDRIIKSALLSPSSMNTRPWEFVIVDDSHIISELSKCKPSGADFLSGAPLAIVVLGDENKSNAWIEDTSIASIIMQLEAHALGLGSCWIQIRGRKHEDGYFAEDYIQRLLSIPKHLRVESILAIGYPDKEKSPHANDEMLFDRVHRNSYKI
- a CDS encoding CheB methylesterase domain-containing protein, which encodes MGNFDLVLIASSTGGPSALDKVLSNLSKDFDVPILIVQHMPANFTQMLADSLNKKCALEVREAKDGDIIGEKGIIIAKGGLHMIVVEERKKKVIRLIDAKSVNGVKPAADVLFDSVAQSYANKRILAAVLTGMGSDGKVGVKKLKDNCKCYCITQSPDSCVVYGMPKSVHNAGLSDEVVDIELMGHRMESLITG
- a CDS encoding chemotaxis protein CheX; this encodes MDKVLYWPFIDSTANVIFNMTGVEVAFEDEVYEQKGELRSFGLTYIIDFSGSVSGRFAIDMEPRLAINVANNITGESYDNIHQYKVFATISKLSSIIADEAIGLLEEKCLLKIFAAPPVIFTECGSLISIKNMPSISIDGSTAYGSIRLNIAME
- a CDS encoding alpha-mannosidase yields the protein MFFTLERINKIASQLNSYVYLDRTRVNDYLMKEGNFKEVVDVDKDESSWQKFTTGEKWGGRDLHAWFRTTVKVPQQFDGKMVALYVSTGATGWDATNPQFILFVNGQMVQGLDVNHREVILSRKAKAGDEYQIDLHAYSGMDDKKADLLVQLVALDEKIRNIYYNIKVPAIVASGMDKDNKTTIDILKVLNETINILDLRKPYSKAFYDSIDEADAFLQREFYEKMCNYDDVIATCVGHTHIDVAWLWTVAQTREKAARSFATVLNLMDEYPEYMFMSSQPQLYKFVKEDHPELYERIKQKIGEGRWEADGAMWVEADCNVTSGESLVRQILFGTRFFEEEFGVKNCVLWLPDVFGYSAAIPQILKKSDIDYFMTTKISWNQFNKLPYDTFMWEGIDGTEVLTHFVTTRDANFNWAGHFTTYNGYIHPGAVMGAWERYQQKDINNDILISFGYGDGGGGPTKDMLENARRMSKGIPNCPKVQMGTAGEYFKRLDKKVSNQKNLPKWVGELYLEYHRGTYTSMARNKRDNRKSELLYQDVEFLSSLAGHVGYEYPQKRLNDNWEIILRNQFHDILPGSSIKEVYDVTKEEYKEILNNGKDMAKKALDTISANISLDKPSVIVYNTLSFTRSDVAFVSLPDGIKHPKVMDEKGNILPSQMVEKDGEMKLAFFAKDIPSKGYKCFELTEGTENNEECMIVSKARLENDFFSIDMDEKGTFTSMYDKKNDREVLKPGERGNVLQAFEDKPMNYDNWDIDIFYQEKMWEVDDVEKIEVVENGAVMGKLRIYRKFQDSTIIQDICIYRDISRIDFETYVDWKEDQVLLKAAFPVDVLAPKATYEIQYGNVERPTHWNTSWDWARFEVCAHKWADVSEDGFGVSLMNDSKYGYDIKDSIMRLSLLKSGMEPNPTADREEHRFTYSLYPHGGDWRDAGTVKMAYELNVPLYTKVEQPHGGSMPSAMSMVQVDAENVIIEVVKKAEDTDHTIIRMYECYNRRTKATLTFFKDLKEARECNLMEKDTEDINIDGNSITFDIKPYEIKTFKVKF